Within Anopheles ziemanni chromosome 2, idAnoZiCoDA_A2_x.2, whole genome shotgun sequence, the genomic segment TCAGATATCgatatttgtttgcaaaccTGCGCTGATCATATGTTCCTTCAATGTCTGCGCTTGTATTCCCCAACGGCGCAGCTATAGTTATTCTTTCAGAATGTTGTTAAACGCCACCCTTGCCATCAACCTTTTCCACCCTTCCTTTCCACTCAGATGGTCAATAGAAGAGCTATAGAAAAAATGATTAATTACTCAGCCGAGCCAAAGCGCGCTATCTTCCGCGTCGAGAGATTGCGTCCAGTGGTGGTGGGGTCGAGTCCAAATTTGCTTTCCGACTCGCGGCTAGTCACACCGATCTTGATTGCTATTTACGGTATGACGACGTATGGTACTGTGTCCCGCTGTGGTGTTCGTACAGTTGCCGTTGTAATGGTGGCCGCAAGATGTGATTGTTGGAGCCGCGTACACTCGCCTTGATCAGTCGCGAGTGTACCTCTGCCGGAAGCGGGCGTGTACCGGACGTGGCCGCTTGTGTGTCGTGTAGATTACTCGCGGGTGTCTAGGTCTAGGTCAGcgatgttgctgctgtgggCGTTGCCGGTGGCGTTGTATCTGTTGTACCGCTGGAGCATCGCCACGTACGATTACTTCGAGAAGCGGAACATACCGTACGTGAAGCCGGTGCCATTCTTTGGTCAGGTGTGGTCCTTTTTCACGCAGGAGAAGCATGCCGTCGACGTCGCCTCCGAGGGTTACTACATGTTCCCGGACACGCGCATCTCCGGCGTGTTTACACTGCGCACCCCGGCCTATCTGGTGCACGATCCGGTGCTCTACAAGCAGATGGCCATCACCGACTTCGACCACTTCACGGACCACGTAGCGGAGCTATCAGTCGAGCAGGATCCACTGTTGGCGCGCTCGTTGTTCTTCACGCGGGGAGCACGTTGGCGACACCACCGTACGGGACTGAGTCCGTCCTTCACGGGGAGCAAGATGAGAAACATGTTCAGTCTCCTTTCAAAGAGTGCCAGTGATGCTATGGAGCGTTTGGTGGCATTTTCCCGAGCTGAACCAATCCCTATGGAGCTAAGAGACCTCTACTCGAGACTTGGTAACGATGCAATGTCCTCCATCTCGTTCGGTGTCGAGGTGGACTCGCTAACCGATCGGGACAACGAGTTCTTCCTCAAAGGCAATCGATTGGCCAAGGTGGATGGGCTTCCAGGGCTCAAAATGCTGATGTCCGCCATCCTTCCCGGACTGTTCAAGTTCCTCCGCATAGGGATACTCTACCAGGATGTCAACGACTTCTACACGGAGGCGGTGTCAACAAATATTCGCTACCGAGAGAAGAACGCCCTCAAGCGTCCAGatttcattcatctcctaTTGCAGGTGCGTAAAAACGAGCTGAATTGTGAACAGACCGACGACGAAGGTCTCGCTAGTGCCGGTTTTTCGACAGCCGAAACGCACACTCTTTACAAAACCGATGATCCGGGTGAAAAGCTTGAATGGCGTGACATCGACATCACGGCGGCCGCCGCATCGTTCTTTTTTGGAGGAATAGAGACCACAACCACTCTGCTATGTTTCGCGAGCTACGAGCTGGCGGTGAACCCTTCCATTCAGGCCCGGTTGCGAGCTGAAATAGATCTCGCACGTGAAGAACTAGAGGATGGGATCACTCCGACCTACGAGGTCCTACAGAAGATGAAGTACATGGATAAGGTTGTCTCGGAGACGCTGCGTCGTTGGACTCCATTTGGATTGACAAATCGTCGATGCACCAAAGACTACACCTTCACCAACTACGACGGAACTCAGATCACCATCGAAAAGGGATTGAACATCTCGATCCCACTGAAAGCGTTCCACCTGGACGAGAAATACTTCCCCGATCCGCTGCGCTTCGACCCGGAACGGTTTTCAGATCTGACCCAAATCAACCAGGATGCGTACGTCCCCTTCGGCACGGGCCTCCGGAACTGCATCGGCTCGCGGTTGGCGCTGATGCAGGCGAAATGCTTCCTTTTCTACATGCTGTCCAACTTCTCCATCGAGCCCGGACCTAAACTGACCATTCCCATCGTGCTGGATGAGACGTCCGCCGGCCTGAACGCGAAGCATGGCTTCTGGATGACTCTGGTCCCGCGGAATATTTAGGCGAGCCTTCGTCACCGGGAAGGTGAGAGAGGTGCTGATAAGATAACGACCATGTGTTAGCTTCATTGAAAGATTTGAGTGTCCCCAAAAAACGAGACCGATACAACCTGGCGGACGAGGTGGTTTATGTGTGCTTGTGATATCCCAACTCGGTTGATTGTGAAGAACGTGTTGATTTATGTTCCTTACGTATGGCATTGCGAATGAGCCCAAGATATGTTGTTGTTAGAAGctcaataaaacaaatatgtttcggTATTACAATTGAAATTGGTTCACATATTACTTTCAATGTGTTATATATTTCTTATGTTTATCACAAAcgaagaaaagcgaaaacacAACCATCGAAGAAGTGTCAGTGAAACCATTTTTCAGCATCAACTCAATTTAATCGCACATTCCAGCCGTCAACTCCGGACGTCCCCACACGTAACCTTGGGGAGGCTGATTGAAACGAATCGTACAAGATGACTTCGAACACCAATACCGTTGTATGTAGTGGGCTCCAAACATATAGAAAAATACAACCGTTTTTGGCAACATAATGACCGTCGGTCCATTGTTCGCGAGAGGGGACACAGTAAATTATCGTATCTCTGTCGTCTAGAATCAACTCCTAACGCACTTTCATGGTTcggcatttgttttattggaTCATTTAGGTTTTTCTGGCTATTTCCGATAATATTATGATAATGCTTTGATAATGTTTTAGTTTATGTTGATTTgcttttgaatatttcatattttatatgCGAGTTACTGTTATACTGTTCGTTTGCGCCTAAAGCTATGCAATAGACATAACACTAGGTTTTGTATGCTTGGTGTTATGCAATTGGCGTGCGAAACATTTGATTTTGAAGCTTAATTCcggcattttttttcaaacacatcaAAAGATAGCCACAAAAGGATTAAAAGGATATCATATTGTATTTATCACAACTGAAAGAGGAAACAAAGTTAGGGGAATTAAGGATCAACTGCCCAAAATATCGTCACGATGAGTCAACAAAATACTACCTATGCGATACATCACAAAGTGGCCTATTGACCCAAAACGGTGACGTCCGATCATTCTCGTTGCAGCTGCTTATGTACCTTTCGAATGAATAAAGGGATATCCCTAAGATACCTTTAATTACAGACCATCTAGTCAAATGGTTGATCCTTCGATAGTTTGATCGTTTTCCTCTACCTCTATCCCCCTAGACCGGAGAATGGCGTTTGTCTAGCACACGAGTTGTAGCCAGGAGATTGTAAATTACGTTATTTCGACCACGTGCAGTATGTTTCATTTGTGCTTCGCTGATATGACTTCCGTCAAATGGGTTCATCAACTTTGCAGAACCCAAGTTCAAGTGTACGAGCAGCGGGAACCAGTAACCCGCATGTTGGCGTACGATGACACGCACCGCCGTTTCCAGCCCGTTTCATTTGAATAGATAAAACAGTAACGTTCAACGAGTCACCCACCCACCCCGAAGGCGTTTGTTTTCAGGTGGAACCTTACCAGCACGAGCTAAAGGTGCGTCGCGGGTATTTTTTCAACACCGCAACATGAAGAGCAGCTGCGAAACTTCATCATTCTACTTCCGTGTTGGCTACGGAAGGGACCCAGATCGAAACGAGCCGCGTGTTGGACCACGAGAAAAGTCAACGTGCATTACCATTCGACTAGCAAATAGGAGCTGAGGTGTTTGAACACAAGAGCAAAAGTTTGAAGTCCAACGGACGCAGATTCGGCCTGAAAGCAGTGCGTTGAATAATGCAAACGTTTTACGAAACACAGCATAGAGTAAGTCACACCATGGAGCACGAGGTTTCATATCGAGTGGATTTTTCCTGGTCCACATTTGTCAACGGTGGAAAAGATCCGGGCGAAGATCCTTCGTTCTACGAGGAGGACGATCAGTTCGACCAGTACAGATCCGATGAAAGTGATTTGGTTTCTAAAAGTGTCCCGAACCCTAGTGCAACACAGTGTTTTATTGAAGGCAAGACAACAGAATATGGTTTCAAATTCATCAAATTTGGTTAACAATTTTTGTGggcatttaattttaaaattcgtttttcgaatattttcaGATAAAGCATACTTTCAGGCGCAATACAGTAACGAATGTTTTGATTCGAATCACGAGCGGTGAGttaattttcaaatactttGTGGTTAAATGAGACGGAAGGGCCATTCCTCACTTGCCGATGTCTTTCAGTATGGCCCCGCCAACCTGCCTCCCCTCGCAACCAGGCACCCCAACTTTCGAAACTTCCGGAAAGCGACCGGCTAGCTTCTGTCCGTCGGCCAAACGGCGTCTAGATATCGAACGACGCAATTCGCGAGAGCGCATTCGAGTCCGGGCCGTCAACGAAGCTTTCGTGCGACTCCGCCGGATGGTTCCCGCCACCCGCGCCTCCCCGAAGCGCGTCTCCAAACGGTCCACATTGGTACGTGCGGCCGAGTACATACGGGAGCTGCAGCAACGTCTCGCCCACGGCCCGTGCACCATCCCGGAGCATAAATCCACGCCGGCGAGCACCATCCACACCTCCCAGCCACCACCAACATTAtgatgaaaattgataaattgtAGCATGTGCTCGCGAGCATGGACAAGTGCCGCTTCGGAACGATGACGCCGACCGGGTATTGCGTTTCGatttggtttcgtttcgtttcgtttgtgaTCTTTCTGCCTCATTTTCTTCAGCCAACCGCAGGCTGCCCTATGACTCAGGTCCTTGCCCGCGCGCCCGGAGCCGAGCGAGAGAATGACTCCTCGTGCTAAATTCAGCTCCGTCCGCATTCGTTCTAGGCACGGATGTTTACGCCGAGCATTTCTTTTCACAAATCAATCTTCGAAAAGGAAATCACCAAAGTGGCCTTTAGGCGGGTCGGAACGCTCGGTAGCTCGGGCGACCCCGAGTTGGGGCAGGACTTGGTACTCTGGGGTGgtgatgattttttatttcccttcaaTATGTTCCTCTTCAAcatgtgcctgtgtgtgtgttaatgTGGAGCTACGGCATACTTTTATGCTCCCCACTCGCGTTTGAGTGTGTGTCCAAGCCGTTTCGTTCTGTGCAGGCAAATCTGCGTTCTAATAAATTATTCTTTCCTCCGTTTTCTCTACCAGCATCGCGGCGTGAAAGTTGATTAACCTTAGCACGTTTGGGATCAGCCCGAAACCCGGGGAAAATCTATGATCCTCTAGTCCATGCCTCCATCTTTGGCGGATTAATATTTCGTTGCGAGTagaataaaacgaaaacgtCGAAAGAAATCCGATTCTGGGCCATGAAGCTAGTCATCCGAAAGGAATCGATCCTCGAAAAAGCTGCTCACGTCTCCAGCCGACCGTTTCCTTTACCTTTACCCGCGGGCGGCACGTACTCGAAGGATGATTAATTGATTTTCTAGTTCACGGATTCCGATTTCTGCCGGAGCTTCTGGTTATACGAAGCCTTTTCAGCCGTTGCACTGCGGAAGGGTAGGAAAAGGGTGAGGGTGATCTCCTCGCCGTCGGTTCTGCATTGTTATTGCATTGTACCGTAGCTCGATCCAGCGGATTGACCGCGCTACCGGAATCACCTCCCATGCCGGCGTTGGTCATCGATTCCGCTCACGTTCGACttgtaaattaaatgtttgaaattgcATTACGGTCACCCAATCGATCGATTCCACTCCAGGCGCCATTTATGCATTCTCTCCACCAGCCCCCCCTCCAGCTCCCTTTGGCAACCTCCATCAAACGATTTGCAAATGCACGTCCCGTCTTCCGAAGCCGAAGCGACGACGAGTTCTTGTCAAGAAGTGgatgttttgatttgtaacTTTCCTATGTTCTCCATTCCCGTGTCATCCGATCTTTTTCACGTGATCCCTTCGCCTCAAGGAACACTTCCCACCGACTGTGCTCCTCTCTAATTGGAAGGACCAGGCCAAGCGAGAACCAATGTATTCATATTTCCCTGCCCGTCCCCTCGACGAGGGATTTAGTAGGACCTGTTGGACATGCAAAGAACTTTGCAGTAATTTCTCGATGTTCCTTCGAACATTTCATATTCCGCACGCTCGTGGTCAGCATGCGGGAGTGGACACACTTCTTGCACGTTTTTCAATCACAATGTCGTGTCACACTTTTCTGCAAATCGATCGAGTACGTTGCATTTGTGAAATTGAGGAAGAGCTTTTACTGTCATGTCAAGCAATATAAAGTAAATTGATTGGACAATCGAATTATTGAAGAAGTTTATGATGATGAATATGAATATACTTACAAGAATAGTGCAAAGTATGGTTAAATAATCATATCATAGGATCATAGAATCCTAGTTTCCGAAAAACCTTCCCTTTCTGGAAGATTTTCTTCtagaaaatagcaaaaaaccTTCGACCACCTGCGGCGGCCATCTTTAATCCGGCCAAAAGCCGGTTCCACTGGGCGCGCGAAAAAGTCACTCAACCCCAAACCGAGTCGCTGGCCGATTGTGTGACAGAACTATAAATCGCTCGAATCCACGCCACTTTGCATCGAGCGATCGAGCGACCGTTTGGTCGATTGatatattttccttcctttcccgaTACATGATTGGTTTCGTTAATTATCTTCAGGGAGGGTATAGGTGGGGGGGGGATGGGGGCTCGCCCGTTTTTCGGAGGCCCAAACCCCCCAACGCCGAGAACATCGATgtcgatggaaaaacaaataatttcaacGCCCCAAAATTTGCATACCAGCTTTTGGAGGGGGGAGCTTGCGGAGGGGTGTTCGCGTTCGCGTTCGAGTATTATGAGAGTTGGTTTCCGTTCTTGGAATATTAACTACTTTATGGTGATTTCCCTGCGGCTCCCTGGAACACATATAAATGTTGCGTGGATATTTGCCCAACGGGGGGAGAGTGCATTGACACCCGATGCGAATAAGTCTATAATTCATGCGTTTGGCAAAGACGGCCTCaggttctaagaaaaacctccACCCGCCGGAGAGCCCAAAGGAAGTTTTACGACAATCTTCCTAGACGCCTCCTAGAACCCGCTAGCTCCAATCTGTCTCCAGTCGAAACGCGTCGCATTCCCAACAGGCACTCGACAAACCCCCGTCACATTCTTTCACATCGCACCGAAAAGAGCTCCCGAGAGTACTCGAACACCGAGTGGTGCGTTAACCACTTCCTGTTGGACGTTGGCGTGGGAAGGATAAAATCCCTGGCTCACTCAAAAATTCCCAGAACTTTCCCAgaccatcgatcgatcgatcaggaGTACGACGAAATGGTGTTTTCGTATGCAACCACCGTCACTTCCTGTACGACCCGTGATCCGCCAGCGTATGACACAGGTGTCTAAAGCCTTCCAAATGACCACGCGATGAATATTCCACCTTCGTGCGTACGCCAAGCGACCATGCGACCGAACGCGAAGTGCGCGAACGTTGTTGGGCTTTTACGACTTTTCGCCGGCCGGCCTTTTTGTGAGCTGAAAGCACTCCTGAGGAGAGGTTCTGGGTGGGAAAGTTAAACAGGGAAATGTTACACCCACCCTCGCCAGGGGAAAAGCGGTAATTCCAGAACAGACTGTCACCACCAGCGATTGTTTGCGCAAATGTTCATGTTGAGGTTTTTGTTGAAGCCttgttcgaaaacaaaaccaagcgtTATTCCATTTCTCAAGGATGGATGATGATTCGCGTTCGAGACACGATGTTATTCGTGCCAAAGCTGATAAACACCAACGGCTGAGcgataaagtaaacaaaccacAGCAAGATCATGATCACCAGAGTGTGAAAGTTGCAAGTGCGTCGCCAAGTTCTGCACGTTTTTTCGACCAATTTGTAGGGCCTCGCTTTTTTGCACACACAAACCCGAACGAAACGCTAATTAAAAACCACTGCTCGAGAACATGCGAAACCTTTCGAAATCGCTGCTTCCTCCAGGGAGAACATTCCGTCAAATCTGCTATGTTGAGCATAAATGccatgcaaaaacaaaataaaacgacaCACACTTTTGCGCGAGTTTCCGTACGACCCTGGCCGATGATGATTATCTTGTTCggtatatttgttttaaaatttatagtGTTTATTTCGGAACTTCGGACCCGGGGtggttttgtatttatttattctcacTTGCCAATccacgtatgtgtgtgtgtttgtatgttgcgCGTTCTTGCTTTACTGGCACTTGAACGCCCGCAGATATTATATACAACACCAGCGCGAGGAAGCGATCGACGTCGATGGGCCCAGAGGGGGAGAGGAACACAAACACTGAGGATCGACTGAGGCAGAACCACG encodes:
- the LOC131282598 gene encoding probable cytochrome P450 9f2 yields the protein MLLLWALPVALYLLYRWSIATYDYFEKRNIPYVKPVPFFGQVWSFFTQEKHAVDVASEGYYMFPDTRISGVFTLRTPAYLVHDPVLYKQMAITDFDHFTDHVAELSVEQDPLLARSLFFTRGARWRHHRTGLSPSFTGSKMRNMFSLLSKSASDAMERLVAFSRAEPIPMELRDLYSRLGNDAMSSISFGVEVDSLTDRDNEFFLKGNRLAKVDGLPGLKMLMSAILPGLFKFLRIGILYQDVNDFYTEAVSTNIRYREKNALKRPDFIHLLLQVRKNELNCEQTDDEGLASAGFSTAETHTLYKTDDPGEKLEWRDIDITAAAASFFFGGIETTTTLLCFASYELAVNPSIQARLRAEIDLAREELEDGITPTYEVLQKMKYMDKVVSETLRRWTPFGLTNRRCTKDYTFTNYDGTQITIEKGLNISIPLKAFHLDEKYFPDPLRFDPERFSDLTQINQDAYVPFGTGLRNCIGSRLALMQAKCFLFYMLSNFSIEPGPKLTIPIVLDETSAGLNAKHGFWMTLVPRNI